Within Synechococcus sp. NB0720_010, the genomic segment GCATGGCCGAGGGTTCGGCTTTGACCGGCTGTGCTGGCTTGGTCGAGGTCTTCTTGGAGCGGGATTTCGCCATGGGGGTGGGGGCCGGAGTTAGCGGTGCTCAATCAGATCGGAGGCGGAGTAGCGGACCTTGGCGAGGCCGGCGTACTTGTCCTCGGCGCTGCGGTAGCCGCAGGCGCAGACCACGCAGCTTTGGTAATCGCTGCTCTCGAGTCCCAGGATCTTGTCGTAGTCGCTGGGACTGAAGCCCTCGATGGCGCAGGTGTCCACCTCCAACAGGGCGGCGCTGGTGAGCAGGTTGCCCAGGGCGATATAGACCTGGTTGGCGCTCCACTGGCCAATGGCCTGGCTACGGGGTCCGTCGATCAGATCCACCTGAATCATCTGGCGGTACCCCTCGAGCAGGCTGGCGTCGATGCCCCGGGTTGAGGCGGTGGCCTCGATCAGCCGATCGGCATCGGCGGCCAGGATCTCCCGCTTCTTCAGCAGCACCACCAGGTGGGAGCAGTCGGTGATTTGAGATTGGTTCCAGGAGTGGGGGCGTAGCTGGGCCCGCAGCTCGGCGTCGGTGATGACCAAGAACTTCCAGGGCTGGAGCCCATAGGACGAGGCCGTTAGAACCAAGGCGGACTCAAGCGCCTCCCAGGTTTCAGTCGGGATGCGCTGGCTGGGATCGAAGGTCTTCGTGGCGTAGCGCCACTGCAGGGCCTGCAGCAGTTGCGGGGAGGCCGTCGCCATCAAGGTTCAGTCGTTGGCCACAGCTTCCCATTCAGCCCGCAGCACCTGAGGGCCCGATCTGACCGCTGACCCAGTAGCGGACCCGTTCCGGATGCTGATCGAGGTACGCGTCCACGGCGGACTGGGCCGTGTCTTGATGGGCCTTCAACAACACCTCGGCCAGATCGGCATCGGGGATCCGAAAGCGCGTCAAGAAATCGGTGACCTCAGGGGCGAGAGCACTGAGGTCTGGCTGGCCGATGGCGTGGATCCATTCAGTTCCTCCGAAGGCGCGTTTGGGGTCGCTGAGGAATCGCAGTTTGTAGCGAGCAAACATCCAGTGGGGTGTCCAGCTGGTGACCACGACCCAACGACGCTCGCGGATGGCCTGGTCCAGCACGGCACTCATCGCTGCACTGCTCGAGGCCACCAACTTGATCGCGCTGAGGTCGTAGTCCTTCAGGGCGACCTGTGAGAGCTGATTCAGGCCCGATCCCGGGTCGATCCCTTGAACCTGATGGTCAAAGCGCGCAGCAATGGAGGCTTGGCGGAGATCGCCAATGGAGTTGACCAGATCCGGATCGACGTAGTCGGGGACGACCCAGCCCAGCCGTCCGGAGTACATCGGACCGAGGTCTAAGACCCGATCGCGGACGCGCTTCCAGTAGTCCCGATGGGTCAGGGGAAGCCAGGCCATCAACATCAAATCCAGATCCCCTCGGGCAACGGAGGCGTATTGGATGCCGATGTCGGCCAGGACGCGTTCGACGGGCCAGCCCAGTTCCGTCTCGATCAGTTGCTTGGCCATCAGGCTGATCACCTCCGCATCAGCCCAGGGGGACCAGCCCAGTCGTAAGGGTCTCCGCTCAGTCCGGCCCTGCGCCTGAATTGTGCTTTGAGCCAGGGATTCGCTGCTGTTGCGTTGGCCCCCCTGTTGTTGGCGACCCAACTGGACCAAGCTCGCCAGCGAGAGTCCCGCCAGGCCCATGCCGCCCACCAGGGCGCTGCGCCGTGACCAGCGTGGAGCGTCGCTCATCGTTGTCTCCGGGCGTTGCTGGGTGAGAGGCCCTGGCTCAGGCGATCGAGAATCACCGCCAGGATCACCACCGCGATTCCCCCCTCGAAGCCCAGGCCAACATTGAGCTGTTGAATGCCTCTGAGCACGACATCGCCGAGGCCGCCTCCGCCGATCATTGAGGTGATGACCACCATGGAGAGCGCCAACATGATGGTCTGGTTGACCCCGCTCATCACCGTCGGTAGAGCGCTGGGGAGTTGCACCATCCACAGCAGTTGCAGGTCGCTGCAACCAAAGGACCGTCCGGCCTCCACCAGATCTGTGGGCACCTGAGTGATCCCCAGGTAGGTGAGCCGCACGATCGGAGGCATGGCGAAGATCAAGGTGGCGATGATCGCGGGAACGGCTCCTGTGCTGAACAACATCACCGCCGGGATGAGGTAGACGAAGGCCGGCATCGTCTGCATCAGATCCAGTCCGGGGCGCAGCAGTCTCCAGAGCCAGGGCTGACGGGTCCCAAGCACCGCCAGGGGAAAGCCCAGAAGCAAGGCCAACAGTGAGGAGGTGATCACGAGGGCCAAGGTGGCGAGCATCGGCTCCCAAAGACCCAGGGCCAGGACCAGGTTCAAGCCCAGCAGGCTGAAGAGGGCAAAGCTGCCTCCCACCAAACGCCACCCCACCACGGCAACGACCAGGGCAAACAGCCATGGCGCGGGTTGAGCCAGGACGAACTCAAGCGTTGCGGTCAATCGCTCAATGGCGACCTGGACCACGTCGAAGAGGCCCTGGCCGTTGTTTAAGAGCCACTCCACAGCGGCATCTACCCCTAGCCCCAGCGGCCCGGCCTGCTCGAGACTCGCCAGCGTGAGCACCATCAGCCCTGCTCCTTAAGGGCCTGCAGCAGCCCCCTTGGTGTCACCACTCCCAATGGTCGTCGTTCAGGGTCCAGAACGGGGGTGGGCCAGGGGTTGCTTGAGACCGCATGAATGGCCTCGTTCAGCAGGAGTTCCGAGGGGAGAGCTCCGGCGGCTGAAGCCTCGATCCAAATGTTCTCTGGGTTGCGTAGGCCTTGGAAGCGTCCCTCGGAATCCAGGCTGAGAGTGATCCCCAGGTCTTCGGGGATGGGTTCGACGATCTGCCGCAGGGTGAGCACCGAACCCCGATCGACCGTTTGAAAGAAGGCCCGGACCGCGGGGTTCGCCGGTGCTTCAAGGAGCTCCTGGGGTGTTCCGCACTGCAGCACCTCCCCCGATTGCATCAGGGCGATGCGATCGCCAATGCGGATGGCCTCATCGAGGTCATGGGAGATGAACACCACTGTGCGTCGCTGTTCGGCCTGCAGGTCCAGCAGTAGGTCCTGCATGTCTCGGCGGATGAGCGGATCGAGGGCGGAGAAGGCCTCATCCATCAACAGGATCGGGGGATCCAGCGCCAGGGCCCGGGCCAGTCCCACCCGCTGCTGCATCCCTCCGGATAGTTGGGCTGGCTTCTGCTTCAACTGGCTGCCCAGCCCCACCCGCTCCAGGGCACGTCTGGCTTGCTTCTGACGCTCCGCCCTGGGAACGCCGGCCACCTCCAGGCCAAACGCAGCGTTGTCGAGAACGCTGCGTTGCGGGAACAGGGCAAAGGACTGGAAGACCATGGCCATGGCGTTCCGGCGCAGTTGGTTGAGCGCCTTTGGAGAGAGTGTCGCCAGGGCCTGGCCGCGCACTTGCACGGATCCCGAGCTGGGCTCGATCAGTCCGTTAATCATGCGCAACAAGGTGGACTTCCCCGAGCCCGAGAGGCCCATCACCACAAAGATCTCGCCGGGTTGGATCGTGAGGGAGACCTGCTGGACAGCCGCTTTGGGCTGCCCCAAGAACTGCTTTGAAACGGCTTGAAGTGTGATCTCTGCAGACACCTCAAAGCCGAAGCACTGCGGCGACCCTAGCGATCAAAAGCTCAATCAACAGGCTGAAGGGTGATCGTCAGGTCTTTAGCAAGTTCAAACATTTGCTCGAATGGCCTTTGCTCACTTTGATGTCGGCGACTGAGCGGCAATCAGATCACTTTGCAGCTTGAAGCAACCACTGACAGCCCTAGGCCTCATCGATAGGTTGCGGCCATGGCTTAGTTCACGACTTCGTGAACTGTGTCCGGAGGCCTCTTCAGAGGTGATCCCCCAGCCCTATTGCTGAGCCCTGAAG encodes:
- a CDS encoding glycine betaine/L-proline ABC transporter ATP-binding protein, with product MSAEITLQAVSKQFLGQPKAAVQQVSLTIQPGEIFVVMGLSGSGKSTLLRMINGLIEPSSGSVQVRGQALATLSPKALNQLRRNAMAMVFQSFALFPQRSVLDNAAFGLEVAGVPRAERQKQARRALERVGLGSQLKQKPAQLSGGMQQRVGLARALALDPPILLMDEAFSALDPLIRRDMQDLLLDLQAEQRRTVVFISHDLDEAIRIGDRIALMQSGEVLQCGTPQELLEAPANPAVRAFFQTVDRGSVLTLRQIVEPIPEDLGITLSLDSEGRFQGLRNPENIWIEASAAGALPSELLLNEAIHAVSSNPWPTPVLDPERRPLGVVTPRGLLQALKEQG
- a CDS encoding proline/glycine betaine ABC transporter permease; its protein translation is MVLTLASLEQAGPLGLGVDAAVEWLLNNGQGLFDVVQVAIERLTATLEFVLAQPAPWLFALVVAVVGWRLVGGSFALFSLLGLNLVLALGLWEPMLATLALVITSSLLALLLGFPLAVLGTRQPWLWRLLRPGLDLMQTMPAFVYLIPAVMLFSTGAVPAIIATLIFAMPPIVRLTYLGITQVPTDLVEAGRSFGCSDLQLLWMVQLPSALPTVMSGVNQTIMLALSMVVITSMIGGGGLGDVVLRGIQQLNVGLGFEGGIAVVILAVILDRLSQGLSPSNARRQR
- a CDS encoding NAD(P)H-dependent oxidoreductase, with the translated sequence MATASPQLLQALQWRYATKTFDPSQRIPTETWEALESALVLTASSYGLQPWKFLVITDAELRAQLRPHSWNQSQITDCSHLVVLLKKREILAADADRLIEATASTRGIDASLLEGYRQMIQVDLIDGPRSQAIGQWSANQVYIALGNLLTSAALLEVDTCAIEGFSPSDYDKILGLESSDYQSCVVCACGYRSAEDKYAGLAKVRYSASDLIEHR
- a CDS encoding glycine betaine ABC transporter substrate-binding protein — encoded protein: MSDAPRWSRRSALVGGMGLAGLSLASLVQLGRQQQGGQRNSSESLAQSTIQAQGRTERRPLRLGWSPWADAEVISLMAKQLIETELGWPVERVLADIGIQYASVARGDLDLMLMAWLPLTHRDYWKRVRDRVLDLGPMYSGRLGWVVPDYVDPDLVNSIGDLRQASIAARFDHQVQGIDPGSGLNQLSQVALKDYDLSAIKLVASSSAAMSAVLDQAIRERRWVVVTSWTPHWMFARYKLRFLSDPKRAFGGTEWIHAIGQPDLSALAPEVTDFLTRFRIPDADLAEVLLKAHQDTAQSAVDAYLDQHPERVRYWVSGQIGPSGAAG